The Ralstonia sp. RRA DNA segment CGCGTCTTGGAAAAACCCGCTGCGGCGGTGCATCATCGCGACATCGCTCCCGATGCCGTTTCCATGACCGATCTGCATGATGTTGCCGAGCGCCCCAAGGGCGTGGTCGATCCGCTGGCCTTTCGCCAGCGCGTTCGCTTGAACCGCTACCAGCCGAGTGCCGCGCTGGCCGGCGTGCTGGATCACCACTGGATCGTTGAATGGGATCTGCATGGCCAGCCGCCGTTTACGCAGCGCACGCTGCCGTATCCGTGCGTGAATGTGGTGTTCGACCGGCGGCAGACCGGCATCTTTGGCGTGGTGTCAGGCGCCTTCGAGACCACGCTGGCCGAGGCGGGTCGCGTGATCGGCCTGCGCTTTCGGCCCGGCGCCTTTCGTGCGTTCTTCGGCAAGCCCTTGCAATTGCTGACCGACAAGGTTCTGCCAGTCTCCACGCTGCTTGATTGCGACGATGTGCAGGCCGAAGAGATCGTGCTGAGCGCACAGGATGACGCGGGCATGGTGGCTGCGGCAGAAACCTTGCTGT contains these protein-coding regions:
- a CDS encoding helix-turn-helix domain-containing protein, with product MTDLHDVAERPKGVVDPLAFRQRVRLNRYQPSAALAGVLDHHWIVEWDLHGQPPFTQRTLPYPCVNVVFDRRQTGIFGVVSGAFETTLAEAGRVIGLRFRPGAFRAFFGKPLQLLTDKVLPVSTLLDCDDVQAEEIVLSAQDDAGMVAAAETLLLRVLPPPDPQVERIHTILQMLQQDASLTQVRDLAERAALSERTLQQMFSEYVGVTPKWVIRRYRLHEAADQLANGAAVDLAELAHALGYFDQAHFTRDFRRLVGKAPAEYRRTNQP